The proteins below are encoded in one region of Arthrobacter sp. CJ23:
- a CDS encoding amidase family protein, protein MPWPPPRNPWNLARVTGGSSSGSAAAIACHRQCQGTRHQDQRLGV, encoded by the coding sequence GTGCCCTGGCCACCACCGCGAAATCCCTGGAACCTGGCCCGTGTCACGGGAGGTTCGTCAAGTGGTTCGGCGGCAGCGATCGCGTGCCATCGACAATGCCAGGGAACTAGACATCAGGATCAGCGTCTCGGTGTGTGA
- a CDS encoding potassium-transporting ATPase subunit F: MIFDAIMWIGLLLAGLALLGYLLSVLIHPEKW, from the coding sequence ATGATCTTTGACGCGATCATGTGGATCGGGCTCCTGCTGGCCGGGCTGGCCCTGCTGGGGTACTTGCTGTCCGTTCTGATCCACCCGGAAAAGTGGTGA
- a CDS encoding ABC transporter substrate-binding protein — MFESQNGGSPRGDLQAWDNGIARRSLLRYAGLGAAALGSASLLAACGSNQGPAASAATHKFTVAAFPGDAYFLDTMNMENKIYAQHRLEVPKHITPQSGVQAFQLLVAGAVDGYAADTGLLMATHANSSKGKRPVLVGFRNLETTYGIVGGPDSQWPAADAGFEEKMHALKGKKIGVTAVGAGGDLQLRLALELAGMKDSDVTVLAVGPTAQAIPNVKAKRIDAYVGVQWTATRFIAKETGGTILLDFAEASAPELLRNQAVVAIAVREEMALQQPEVVQNWLAAQEAASKRIGDNKEAAARLLNDNGLGGKAPDIATEYVEHYIADVQPKLSPMFKARKDTVERMSELALRFGSVKKGDITYEQLVPEFARA, encoded by the coding sequence ATGTTTGAGTCACAAAATGGCGGATCGCCCCGTGGGGATCTGCAGGCATGGGACAACGGAATCGCGCGCCGATCACTGTTGAGGTATGCGGGACTTGGCGCGGCGGCACTGGGTTCTGCCTCGTTGCTGGCGGCCTGTGGTAGCAACCAGGGACCCGCGGCATCAGCCGCAACGCACAAGTTCACCGTCGCGGCGTTCCCCGGCGATGCGTACTTCCTCGACACCATGAACATGGAAAACAAGATCTACGCGCAGCACCGACTCGAAGTTCCCAAGCACATCACACCGCAAAGTGGCGTCCAGGCATTCCAGCTGCTGGTTGCAGGTGCCGTGGACGGCTACGCAGCCGACACGGGGCTGCTGATGGCAACCCACGCGAACAGTTCCAAGGGCAAGCGTCCGGTGTTGGTTGGTTTCCGCAACCTGGAAACCACGTACGGGATCGTTGGCGGCCCGGACAGCCAGTGGCCGGCAGCCGATGCAGGCTTCGAAGAGAAGATGCACGCCCTGAAGGGCAAGAAGATCGGCGTCACGGCAGTCGGCGCCGGTGGCGACCTGCAGTTGCGGTTGGCCCTTGAATTGGCGGGCATGAAGGACAGTGACGTCACGGTGCTTGCCGTCGGCCCCACCGCCCAGGCGATCCCGAACGTCAAAGCCAAGCGCATTGACGCATATGTTGGCGTCCAGTGGACGGCAACGCGGTTCATTGCCAAGGAAACCGGCGGGACGATCCTGCTGGACTTTGCCGAGGCCAGCGCGCCGGAGTTGCTGCGCAACCAGGCAGTTGTCGCTATTGCCGTCCGCGAAGAGATGGCGCTGCAGCAGCCTGAAGTTGTGCAGAACTGGCTGGCCGCGCAGGAAGCTGCCAGCAAAAGGATCGGTGACAACAAGGAAGCGGCAGCCCGGCTGCTCAACGACAACGGCCTTGGCGGCAAGGCGCCCGACATCGCCACCGAGTACGTCGAGCACTACATTGCGGATGTGCAGCCCAAGCTGAGCCCGATGTTCAAGGCAAGGAAGGACACGGTGGAAAGAATGTCCGAACTCGCGCTGCGTTTTGGCAGCGTCAAGAAGGGCGACATCACCTATGAGCAGCTCGTCCCTGAATTCGCGCGCGCGTAA
- a CDS encoding magnesium and cobalt transport protein CorA, with translation MTMMNTRRFSARLHTLANRTSRALQNPAAQDAAAAPFLSETRRPSLVDSGIYLDGKRVTSPQSLPDTYRELNHHEGSMAWIGLVRPEESELQSLAAEFDLHELAIEDAVMAHQRSKIERYGDTLFVVLRAARYLDSQEEIEFSELHVFVGPNFIITVRHGSSPDLARVRRRLEHDTTLLRLGPEAVLYAILDAVVDGYAPVVSGLENDVDEIETEVFSGDPEVSRRIYELSREVIQFQRSTHPTLGILSALSGGFDKYGIAEELQRYLRDVADHTAQANERIDGFRFMLRDILTVNATLVAQRQNEEMKHLAEASNAQNEEVKKISAWAAILFAPTLVGTVYGMNFENMPELSWEYGYPLSITLMAGVSIVLYTVFKKRGWI, from the coding sequence ATCACCATGATGAACACCCGCCGCTTTTCCGCGCGCCTGCACACCCTCGCCAACCGCACCTCCCGCGCCCTGCAGAACCCTGCTGCCCAGGACGCTGCTGCCGCGCCGTTCCTCTCCGAAACCCGCCGCCCGAGCCTCGTTGACAGCGGCATCTACCTGGACGGGAAGCGGGTTACGTCCCCCCAGAGCCTGCCGGACACCTACCGGGAACTGAACCACCATGAAGGGTCCATGGCGTGGATCGGCCTGGTCCGCCCTGAAGAATCCGAACTGCAGTCCCTGGCCGCCGAGTTCGACCTTCACGAACTCGCCATCGAGGACGCCGTGATGGCGCACCAGCGCTCCAAAATCGAACGCTACGGGGACACCCTCTTCGTCGTGCTGCGCGCTGCCCGCTACCTGGACTCCCAGGAGGAAATCGAATTCAGCGAGCTGCACGTCTTCGTCGGCCCGAACTTCATCATCACCGTCCGCCACGGCAGCTCACCGGACCTCGCCCGGGTCCGCCGCCGCCTCGAGCACGACACCACGCTGCTGCGGCTTGGCCCGGAAGCGGTTTTGTACGCGATCCTGGACGCCGTCGTGGACGGCTATGCCCCGGTGGTCTCCGGGCTGGAGAACGACGTCGACGAAATCGAAACGGAGGTGTTCAGCGGCGACCCCGAAGTCTCGCGACGCATCTACGAACTCTCGCGGGAGGTCATCCAGTTCCAGCGTTCCACCCACCCCACCCTGGGCATCCTGTCAGCCCTCTCCGGAGGGTTCGATAAGTACGGGATCGCCGAGGAACTCCAGAGGTACCTTCGCGACGTCGCCGACCACACGGCCCAGGCGAACGAGCGGATTGACGGATTCCGGTTCATGCTCCGCGACATCCTCACCGTCAACGCCACACTCGTCGCGCAACGGCAGAACGAGGAAATGAAGCACCTGGCCGAGGCCAGCAACGCCCAGAACGAAGAAGTCAAGAAGATCTCCGCCTGGGCTGCCATCCTCTTCGCCCCGACCCTGGTGGGGACCGTCTACGGAATGAACTTCGAGAACATGCCCGAGCTCAGCTGGGAATACGGCTACCCGCTCTCCATCACCCTCATGGCCGGTGTCAGCATCGTCCTGTACACGGTCTTCAAAAAGCGAGGCTGGATCTGA
- a CDS encoding histidine phosphatase family protein — protein sequence MSVLYLVRHGQASFGTEDYDRLSPRGKDQSQALGTHLGLCGTVPSRIVSGGMKRQRQTAQGLIEGAGWDTAPVVDPGWDEFNASDLLNAYPEDDPTAKTDSRAFQRLLEKASARWASNNHDADYLESFSAFTQRVDRALDSAVEGLGSGQDAVVVSSSGAIAWAAARLLNGGFPQWLALNRVTVNSGVTKIVTGSSGKTMVTFNDHGHLPRSWVTYR from the coding sequence GTGAGTGTTCTCTATTTGGTCCGGCACGGACAAGCATCTTTCGGCACCGAAGACTACGACCGGTTGTCGCCCCGCGGCAAGGACCAGAGTCAAGCCCTCGGCACCCACCTGGGCCTGTGCGGAACCGTTCCGAGCCGCATCGTCAGCGGCGGCATGAAGCGCCAGCGCCAAACGGCACAGGGACTCATCGAGGGCGCCGGCTGGGACACGGCTCCCGTCGTCGATCCGGGCTGGGACGAATTCAACGCCTCCGATCTGCTGAACGCCTATCCGGAGGACGACCCCACCGCGAAGACCGATTCGCGGGCCTTCCAGCGACTGCTCGAGAAGGCCTCCGCCCGCTGGGCCTCCAACAACCACGACGCCGACTATCTGGAGTCGTTCTCCGCGTTCACACAGCGCGTCGACAGGGCCCTGGACAGCGCAGTCGAAGGGCTCGGATCGGGTCAGGACGCAGTGGTCGTCTCCAGCTCGGGAGCCATTGCCTGGGCAGCAGCCCGGCTTCTCAACGGCGGATTTCCCCAATGGCTCGCACTCAACCGGGTCACCGTGAATTCCGGCGTCACCAAGATCGTCACCGGTTCGTCCGGGAAGACGATGGTGACATTCAACGACCATGGCCATCTTCCCCGTTCCTGGGTCACTTACCGCTAA
- a CDS encoding SDR family NAD(P)-dependent oxidoreductase: MTEQQRTALVTGAGRGIGADIARRLASDGFNIAAIDLDQAGLDALTAELTAAGYRAIGIVADISDEAAVEAAVTRTADELGPPVVVVNNAGIIRDNLLFKMSLSDWDLVMNVHLRGSFLVARATQKHMVEAKWGRIVNLSSTSALGNRGQANYSAAKAGLQGFTKTLALELGPFGVTANAIAPGFIETEMTASTAERMGITFEEFTAKAAAAIPVRRTGKPADIANAVSFFASEDAGFVSGQVLYVAGGPKA; encoded by the coding sequence ATGACTGAACAGCAGCGCACCGCACTGGTAACCGGAGCAGGACGCGGCATCGGCGCCGACATTGCCCGGCGCCTGGCGTCCGACGGATTCAACATCGCAGCGATCGACCTCGACCAGGCAGGACTCGATGCCCTCACTGCCGAGCTAACCGCCGCCGGCTACCGGGCCATCGGCATCGTCGCCGACATCTCGGACGAGGCCGCCGTCGAGGCCGCCGTCACCCGCACCGCCGACGAACTTGGCCCTCCCGTGGTGGTGGTCAACAACGCAGGCATCATCCGCGACAACCTGCTCTTCAAGATGTCGCTCTCCGACTGGGACCTGGTCATGAACGTGCACCTGCGCGGATCCTTCCTGGTGGCCCGCGCTACCCAGAAGCACATGGTCGAGGCCAAGTGGGGCCGCATCGTCAACCTCTCCAGCACTTCTGCCCTGGGCAACCGCGGCCAGGCCAACTACTCGGCGGCCAAGGCAGGACTGCAGGGCTTCACCAAGACCCTTGCCCTGGAATTGGGCCCCTTCGGCGTGACCGCCAACGCGATCGCCCCCGGCTTCATCGAAACCGAGATGACGGCCTCCACCGCCGAGCGCATGGGCATCACTTTCGAGGAATTCACCGCCAAGGCCGCCGCGGCGATCCCGGTGCGCCGCACCGGCAAGCCCGCGGACATCGCCAACGCCGTGTCCTTCTTCGCCTCCGAGGACGCCGGGTTCGTTTCCGGCCAGGTGCTGTACGTGGCGGGCGGACCGAAGGCATGA
- a CDS encoding CYTH and CHAD domain-containing protein — translation MTNTMKPGQGVQAEQTVETERKYDVDSASPLPALLEIPGVWHVAEPAETLLEAVYFDTSVLALAARGITLRRRTGGTDHGWHLKIPLGRDSRREIHAPLGQPETVPEGLAEYLPAYTRGDAVHPIVRLATRRTTYRLYGLGGEHLADFVDDHVHAVALEDALEQSRPGSGRPGTDWREWEIELVHGTGDLFAAAAETLSAAGASRSPHASKLARALGDGLPPRRATDMGQPRKKGQALDVATAYLGGQITELLTHDAGVRLGTPDAVHRMRSATRRIRSALSTYRPLFTKAKSSRLDEELRLLARILGRPRDAEVLRERLRRDFRQLPPDSIPGIVAESIEQELGTDYNEGYREVLAALGSRRYYRLLDDLEDFRDHPPAMPLAAKPARKATAMLLGKAAKRLRRAQKSVARAGKGPDRDAALHRVRKDAKLLRHAAESVSGIHGKPATSLAKAAQRQQMALGEQHDSVVARTLLRRLGSDPALPASASSAYGRLARLEKHLGATAEARYRKARRKARRIRLRD, via the coding sequence ATGACCAACACGATGAAACCCGGACAAGGCGTCCAGGCGGAGCAGACGGTCGAAACGGAACGGAAATACGACGTCGACTCCGCATCCCCGCTGCCGGCGCTGCTGGAGATTCCCGGCGTCTGGCACGTGGCGGAGCCGGCCGAGACCCTGCTCGAGGCGGTTTACTTTGACACTTCCGTACTGGCCCTGGCCGCCCGGGGCATCACCCTGCGGCGCCGCACCGGCGGGACGGACCACGGCTGGCACCTGAAGATCCCTCTCGGACGGGACAGCCGGCGGGAAATCCACGCACCCCTGGGCCAGCCCGAAACCGTGCCCGAGGGGCTGGCCGAATACCTGCCTGCATACACACGGGGCGACGCCGTCCACCCGATCGTCCGTCTGGCCACCCGCCGCACCACGTACCGCCTGTACGGGCTCGGCGGGGAGCATCTGGCTGACTTCGTCGACGACCACGTCCACGCCGTGGCTTTGGAAGACGCCCTGGAGCAATCCCGGCCCGGCTCCGGCCGGCCCGGCACGGACTGGCGGGAATGGGAGATCGAACTCGTCCACGGAACCGGGGACCTGTTCGCGGCCGCCGCTGAAACCCTCAGCGCTGCGGGGGCCAGCCGCTCGCCGCATGCATCCAAGCTCGCCCGGGCCCTCGGAGACGGCCTCCCGCCCAGACGTGCCACAGACATGGGACAGCCGCGGAAGAAGGGCCAGGCCTTGGATGTGGCCACGGCCTACTTGGGCGGACAGATCACCGAATTGCTCACCCACGACGCCGGCGTCAGGCTGGGGACCCCGGACGCCGTCCACCGGATGCGCTCCGCAACCCGCCGGATCCGCTCCGCACTGAGCACCTACCGGCCGCTCTTCACCAAGGCCAAGTCCAGTCGGCTCGACGAAGAGCTGAGATTGCTCGCCCGGATCCTCGGCCGTCCCCGCGACGCGGAGGTCCTGCGCGAACGCCTCCGCCGGGATTTCCGGCAGTTGCCGCCCGACAGCATCCCCGGGATCGTCGCGGAGTCCATCGAACAGGAGCTCGGAACCGACTACAACGAGGGCTACAGGGAAGTCCTGGCGGCCCTCGGCTCCCGACGCTATTACCGGCTCCTGGACGATCTGGAAGACTTCCGCGACCATCCGCCGGCCATGCCCCTGGCCGCCAAACCGGCCCGCAAGGCCACCGCCATGCTGCTCGGCAAGGCGGCCAAACGCCTTCGCCGGGCACAAAAGTCCGTCGCACGCGCGGGGAAAGGCCCGGACCGGGATGCCGCGCTCCACCGGGTCCGCAAGGACGCCAAGCTGCTGAGGCACGCCGCCGAATCCGTTTCCGGAATCCACGGGAAACCGGCCACCTCGCTGGCCAAGGCGGCCCAGAGGCAGCAGATGGCCCTCGGCGAGCAGCACGACAGCGTGGTGGCACGCACGCTCCTGCGCAGGCTGGGCTCGGACCCGGCACTGCCCGCCTCCGCCTCCTCGGCCTACGGCCGGCTTGCCCGCCTGGAAAAACACCTCGGCGCCACCGCCGAAGCCCGGTACCGCAAAGCCCGAAGGAAAGCCCGCCGGATCCGCTTGCGTGACTGA
- a CDS encoding LysR substrate-binding domain-containing protein gives MQINQLQAFLAVAQELHFGRAAARLHVAQPPLSRTIKQLETELGTLLFERNTRSVTLTASGQALVPAAREVLDAVRRAEVAVRSAADGRGGLVRIDFAGISTHGLVARLARAIRLLYPGIRLELSSQHFGQSAMRRLSNGETDIALGRWDFAPPGISTEVVMPDSLLMALPDTHPLAGEPELSIAQFKDQPFVTLPPHEGAVLDDRLRLMARSAGFSPDLAQVAPDTQTALALVGAEVGCHLTLASVARYADSTQVAFARLTESSPDVDLRAAWRAGDNTPALHAVLAEILAFTGMEDVQDPGARHG, from the coding sequence ATGCAAATCAACCAGCTTCAAGCGTTTCTCGCGGTAGCCCAGGAGCTCCACTTCGGCCGGGCCGCGGCCCGCCTTCATGTCGCACAGCCGCCACTGAGCCGGACCATCAAACAGCTTGAGACCGAGCTGGGAACCCTGCTTTTCGAGCGCAACACACGGTCCGTGACGCTGACTGCCAGCGGACAGGCCCTTGTGCCGGCAGCCCGCGAGGTCCTTGACGCAGTCCGCCGTGCGGAAGTTGCTGTCAGGTCGGCAGCGGACGGACGGGGCGGACTCGTCCGGATCGACTTTGCCGGCATCTCCACCCACGGGCTCGTCGCGCGGCTGGCACGCGCCATACGCCTGCTGTACCCCGGAATCCGGCTTGAACTCTCGAGCCAGCATTTTGGCCAGTCGGCCATGCGCCGCCTCTCGAACGGCGAGACCGACATCGCGCTCGGCAGATGGGACTTCGCACCCCCGGGAATTTCCACCGAGGTGGTGATGCCTGACTCCCTGCTGATGGCGCTGCCGGACACCCATCCGCTCGCCGGGGAGCCCGAACTGTCCATTGCGCAGTTCAAGGACCAGCCATTCGTCACCCTGCCGCCCCATGAAGGTGCCGTCCTGGACGACCGCTTGCGCCTCATGGCCCGCTCGGCCGGCTTTTCGCCGGACCTTGCCCAGGTTGCACCCGATACCCAGACGGCGCTGGCCCTGGTGGGTGCCGAAGTCGGCTGCCACCTAACGTTGGCCTCGGTGGCCCGCTACGCCGATTCCACCCAGGTGGCGTTCGCGCGGCTCACTGAGTCATCGCCCGACGTCGACCTCCGCGCCGCTTGGCGGGCCGGAGACAACACGCCGGCGCTGCACGCCGTTCTGGCCGAAATACTGGCCTTCACCGGTATGGAGGACGTCCAGGATCCCGGGGCGCGCCACGGGTAG
- a CDS encoding MaoC family dehydratase — MRIFSGIDHFAQCVGEEIGVTEWRTITQEDINAFAKVTNDYQWIHVDTERAASGPFGTTLVHGYMTLSLVAGFMFDTYRIGGMSMGVNYGSNKVRYPAPVLVGSSVRGRVKLVSVDREDTWAQATVQVTVEQELNGEAKKPGCVAEVVSRLYEATAA, encoded by the coding sequence ATGAGGATCTTCAGCGGCATCGACCACTTCGCACAGTGTGTGGGTGAGGAAATCGGCGTCACCGAATGGCGCACCATCACCCAGGAAGACATCAATGCGTTCGCCAAGGTGACCAACGACTACCAGTGGATCCACGTCGACACCGAGCGTGCGGCCTCAGGCCCGTTTGGTACCACGCTGGTGCACGGCTACATGACGCTCTCGCTGGTGGCCGGGTTCATGTTCGACACCTACCGCATCGGCGGAATGTCCATGGGCGTGAACTACGGATCGAACAAGGTCCGTTACCCGGCCCCGGTCCTGGTCGGCTCAAGCGTGCGTGGCCGGGTCAAGCTGGTGTCCGTTGACCGCGAGGACACGTGGGCACAGGCAACAGTCCAGGTCACGGTCGAACAGGAACTCAATGGCGAGGCGAAGAAGCCAGGCTGTGTGGCCGAGGTGGTCTCCCGGCTCTACGAGGCCACTGCCGCCTGA
- a CDS encoding cytochrome P450 yields MSTVTKCPVNHGTIPVLDEDPFSPEILDNPLPFQERLREAGPVVFLSKYNAYAIGRYEDLSAAVANWQELISGAGVGLNEPWRARGLLQMDPPEHDAPREVLQAILSSRVLRSMKDTCMEVAGGLIEGLLAGTASGGQVEIDGHRELGSKLPVNFFPEASGIDEEGRENLVPYADHIFNALGPDNELVEQGKCKAAEYTEWATAKCQRDALKPGGFGADIWAAADRGDILHDQAPLLTRSLLSAGVDTTVYGISGMLYALASNPEQWEALRRNANLARVAFDESLRWESPVQQIFRKTATDVTIGGSTIPEGSRVMLCFAAANRDPRRWENPDAFDLSRDPSGHLAFGMGIHQCVGQHAARLQAASLLEQLIPRITSIELASPIERHHNNTLRGWNSVPLRLTLV; encoded by the coding sequence ATGTCGACAGTGACGAAGTGCCCTGTTAACCACGGAACCATCCCGGTCCTCGACGAGGACCCGTTTTCGCCGGAAATCCTGGACAACCCCCTGCCGTTCCAGGAGCGCCTTCGCGAAGCCGGCCCCGTGGTGTTCCTCTCCAAGTACAACGCGTATGCGATCGGACGCTACGAGGACCTCTCCGCCGCCGTCGCGAACTGGCAGGAGCTGATCTCGGGTGCCGGCGTGGGCCTCAACGAGCCATGGCGTGCCCGGGGCCTGCTGCAGATGGATCCGCCGGAACACGATGCGCCACGCGAGGTGCTGCAGGCGATCCTTTCCTCGCGGGTGTTGCGCTCGATGAAGGACACCTGCATGGAGGTGGCCGGAGGCCTGATTGAGGGGCTGTTGGCGGGCACCGCGTCCGGTGGGCAGGTTGAGATCGACGGGCACCGTGAACTTGGTTCAAAGCTCCCCGTGAACTTCTTCCCCGAGGCCTCCGGCATCGACGAGGAGGGCCGCGAAAACCTGGTGCCTTACGCGGACCATATCTTCAATGCGCTTGGTCCCGACAACGAGTTGGTGGAGCAGGGCAAATGCAAGGCCGCTGAGTACACTGAGTGGGCCACGGCCAAATGCCAGCGCGACGCGTTGAAGCCCGGGGGCTTCGGTGCCGACATCTGGGCCGCCGCGGACCGCGGTGACATCCTCCACGACCAGGCTCCGCTGCTGACCCGCTCGCTGCTCTCGGCAGGCGTGGACACCACCGTCTACGGGATCTCCGGCATGCTCTATGCCCTTGCCTCCAACCCCGAACAGTGGGAAGCGCTGCGCAGGAACGCCAACCTGGCGCGCGTCGCCTTCGACGAATCGCTGCGCTGGGAATCCCCGGTCCAGCAGATCTTCCGCAAGACCGCCACCGACGTCACCATCGGCGGCAGCACCATCCCCGAAGGCAGCAGGGTCATGCTGTGCTTTGCCGCGGCGAACCGCGATCCCCGCCGCTGGGAGAACCCGGACGCGTTCGACCTGTCGCGCGATCCCTCCGGGCACCTTGCCTTCGGCATGGGCATCCACCAGTGCGTGGGCCAGCACGCAGCCCGACTCCAAGCGGCGTCCTTGCTGGAACAGCTGATTCCCCGGATCACGAGCATCGAGCTTGCCTCGCCAATCGAACGCCACCACAACAACACCCTGCGCGGCTGGAATTCGGTTCCGCTGAGGCTGACGCTCGTTTAG
- a CDS encoding acetyl-CoA C-acyltransferase translates to MPRAAIVATARTPIGKAHRGAFNNTSAPELAGHAIAAALAKTGIDPSLVEDVIMGAAAQQGTQGFNVARQGALRAGLPVTVPGQTIDRQCSSGLMAVATAAKQILADSMNVAIGGGVESISLVQNQHINKFRSRDPWIEANHPGAYMPMLQTAELVAERYGISREAQDEMGAASQQRAARAQETGSFDDEIAPIRVTMLRTDKESGEVTEFEQLVSQDEGVRAGTTFETLAGLRTVLMPGDFTANPTVTAGNASQLSDGASANVLMNSDYAASLGLSPLGYYCGIAVTGCEPDEMGIGPVTAIPRLLKNHGLTVEDIGIWELNEAFASQAVYCRDVLGIDPERMNVNGGAIALGHPYGMTGSRAVGTALLEARRRDQQFAVISMCVGGGMGAAGLFELAR, encoded by the coding sequence ATGCCCAGAGCCGCCATCGTGGCAACAGCCCGCACCCCCATCGGCAAGGCGCACCGCGGGGCCTTCAACAACACCTCCGCCCCTGAACTGGCCGGGCACGCGATTGCCGCGGCACTGGCCAAGACTGGCATCGACCCGTCGCTGGTCGAGGACGTCATCATGGGTGCCGCCGCGCAACAGGGAACGCAAGGCTTCAACGTCGCCCGCCAAGGCGCACTGCGCGCCGGCTTGCCGGTGACGGTTCCCGGGCAGACCATTGACAGGCAGTGCTCGTCGGGGTTGATGGCGGTCGCCACGGCGGCCAAGCAGATCCTCGCGGATTCCATGAATGTGGCAATTGGCGGCGGGGTCGAGTCCATTTCGCTGGTGCAGAACCAACACATCAACAAGTTCCGCAGCCGCGATCCCTGGATTGAGGCCAACCACCCGGGCGCCTACATGCCCATGCTGCAGACCGCCGAACTCGTGGCCGAGCGCTACGGGATCAGCCGCGAGGCGCAGGACGAAATGGGGGCCGCCTCCCAGCAACGGGCAGCGCGGGCCCAGGAAACCGGCAGCTTCGATGACGAGATTGCGCCGATCCGCGTGACCATGCTGAGGACCGACAAGGAAAGCGGTGAAGTCACGGAATTCGAGCAACTCGTCTCCCAGGACGAGGGCGTGCGCGCCGGCACCACATTCGAAACCCTTGCCGGGCTTCGCACGGTACTGATGCCCGGTGACTTCACGGCGAACCCGACCGTGACAGCCGGCAACGCCTCGCAGCTGTCCGACGGGGCCTCGGCGAACGTGTTGATGAACAGCGACTATGCCGCGTCCTTGGGCTTGTCACCTCTTGGCTACTACTGCGGCATTGCCGTGACCGGGTGCGAACCCGATGAAATGGGCATTGGACCGGTCACGGCCATTCCACGGCTCTTGAAGAACCACGGCCTCACCGTTGAGGACATCGGGATCTGGGAACTGAATGAAGCCTTCGCGTCCCAGGCGGTCTACTGCCGTGATGTCCTGGGGATCGACCCGGAAAGGATGAACGTCAACGGCGGTGCGATCGCCCTGGGCCACCCCTACGGAATGACCGGTTCACGGGCGGTTGGCACTGCACTGCTCGAGGCCCGGCGCCGGGACCAGCAATTCGCTGTCATTTCCATGTGCGTAGGTGGCGGCATGGGAGCCGCCGGTCTGTTCGAGCTCGCGCGCTGA
- a CDS encoding PDR/VanB family oxidoreductase, with the protein MTTTADSLSVDESSTSRPVAARPGIQSLRVARKEVIADGVVRLRLEEPRNGRVPDWAPGSHIELMLPTADAGTLSRHYSLCGDRWDPHAYEVAVLNEPNSKGGSRYIHEQLAVGDRLTVGTPRNNFHLSQATRYEFIAGGIGITPIMTMIVAAEQLGIDWHLHYGGRTRASMAFLDELAQYGDKVTIWPQDELGHLNLTFLNEPLDGGRVYCCGPEPLLNAVAGAASGWPSWAVRFERFVPATLPAPVRTEPFELELALSKKCITVGTEETVLSALSDAGVPVLSSCNEGVCGTCEVSVLRGTPEHRDSLLNDAERAKNDRMFVCVSRAITDRLVLDL; encoded by the coding sequence ATGACTACTACTGCCGATTCGCTCAGCGTCGACGAATCCTCGACCTCCAGGCCCGTTGCCGCTCGCCCTGGAATCCAGTCCCTCCGGGTCGCACGCAAGGAAGTCATCGCCGACGGCGTCGTGCGCTTGCGACTGGAGGAACCGCGCAACGGCCGCGTCCCTGACTGGGCGCCGGGTTCACACATCGAACTGATGCTCCCGACCGCGGACGCTGGAACCCTCTCGCGCCACTATTCCCTGTGTGGCGACCGCTGGGACCCACATGCGTACGAGGTCGCGGTGCTGAACGAACCGAACTCCAAGGGCGGCTCACGCTACATCCACGAGCAGCTCGCGGTCGGAGACAGGCTCACCGTGGGAACCCCCCGCAACAACTTCCACCTGTCCCAGGCGACCCGCTACGAGTTCATTGCCGGCGGCATCGGGATCACCCCGATCATGACGATGATCGTTGCAGCCGAGCAGCTCGGCATCGATTGGCACCTGCACTACGGCGGCCGCACGCGTGCCTCGATGGCCTTCCTGGACGAGCTGGCCCAGTACGGGGACAAGGTCACCATCTGGCCGCAGGACGAACTGGGCCACCTGAACCTCACCTTCCTAAATGAACCGCTCGACGGCGGACGCGTCTACTGCTGCGGACCGGAACCGCTGCTGAACGCAGTGGCCGGCGCCGCCTCCGGGTGGCCGTCCTGGGCGGTGCGATTCGAACGCTTCGTCCCGGCAACCTTGCCGGCCCCCGTACGGACCGAGCCGTTCGAGCTCGAGCTGGCACTCTCCAAGAAGTGCATCACGGTCGGGACCGAGGAAACAGTGCTTTCGGCGTTAAGCGATGCCGGCGTCCCCGTGCTCTCCTCGTGCAACGAAGGCGTGTGCGGCACCTGTGAGGTCAGCGTCCTGCGGGGCACCCCGGAGCACCGTGACTCTCTGCTGAATGACGCCGAGCGAGCCAAGAACGACCGAATGTTTGTCTGTGTCTCACGCGCGATCACCGATCGCCTTGTGCTGGATCTTTAG